The genome window GAATGTATTTTTCAGATtcttaaaatcatataaatataattttttaatttgggtcAATTTGACAAAAACAATCGAGAcgggacatgtattttgaaacggaggatCAGTAGCAAAGAGGGGCAGATCACCTTGTTATCAAAAATATCGGAAAAAGAAATGTTACCCAATACCAATTGGGAATAGAAATGATTAACTTTGTTCCAAGACCTTGAAGCATACATGAATTGGTAACACtctctgtaaaaaaaaaaaaaagtatcaacataaatttgtaaaaggGTTTAAGCTAAAGCTAGAGGAAGGCGTAATTGAGATTGTACCTAGCATTCCACCTTGTCAACTCACAAGCGTCATTGTGATTGTAGTGTACATGCTTCGACTCGCTGGGTGACGTCATCGCCCGAGCAGCACCGCAACCACGGAACCCTAGTCTCAACTCAGGCAGCAGTTGCAGCAGCAGCATATGAAACAATTTGATTTCTAGCACCTCTTTTGTTTgctattcaatttgaattttagcaatttaataataatttagaaattttGATAGAATGCGGGTGTTTGGGGGCAGCTTCTTAGAGCACTCAGGTGTACcgtttattttagttaaaaataaataataaacaaacttgataaaatttaaatatattatcatacaTGTCAGAAGTCATAATATTTCGTTTGGTTATGATAACATTTAAGAATGTGTAAAattctttaaataatatttttactacttcaactcatatttcgaggtattatttgatatttattgtgactttagtgaccatcttgatatcaTTTTCAGTTCAATgatcaacttgatacattaagtccACTTGAGTGACCAAGTAGATTATTAACTCGTAAAgtttatactccctccttcctcatcaattgtttacattgggagACAGGGAGCTCAGCACGCATTCTAATTCTTCataaaatttagtttaataaattattttgaatttttttttcttttgaataaatatttactgcCTAgatttttatactccctccgtcccacggAGTAGTATATGTTCactatttgcacgtattttaaaactCCATTAAAGTATACTtccataatgtttttttaaaatttttcttttttgaataaaagtttaaacatcaaacttttattcaggcaaaagaaattaaaaaaaatatggaacTATAATTTAAAGTAGCTTTAAAAAACGTGTCAAAAAAATACTGTGTACAATTGAATGGGATAGAGGGAGtgctaaaaagaaaattttcaaaaaaaaacttacggaactatgttttatatgcgccttaaaatgcgtgtcgaccAATGGAAAAAAGTGGAAATAAATGAGAGACACAAAGGGAGTAATTCACTACATGATGTACTCCTCGGTcacatttaattgtatacggtATTTTTCAATACTaaacacgcatttcaatgctgttataaaatatagttttataacttatttttaataaaaaaaatctgaataaaaatttaacatttaaatttttatttagaaaaagaatatcttaaaaataagttacacaattatactttataggagtatTAAATTCAAATGGGACAGCTTCTTGTGCCATGGCCAACTTTCATTCTTACTTGCCTTGCTGAAAAGACAAGTGATTGAATCTAAAATAATTGAGTAACAGTAAGCTATGTACACTTTTTTTTCCTGATTCTCATTAGCATCACattattattttcttcatttgaaataaTATGGCTGCATGAGTCAATCTAACACTAAAATctttgtcacaaagttgactaaTACTCAACAAATTATGCTTCAGACCAGACACCACTGCAACTTCATCAATCAtgatattttcttttacaatcaatcaatttttaaaaatcatcaattaTGCACTAGAATATCCAAAGaaaagattaaatttttaacttcaaaataTGGGGTTTAATCACTTGATGTTATGATTTCGGAGGAGACTTGAAAAGGATAGCCCAAAAGCAAATATTATGAGAAGATATTAATTTGGTACGACAacaatacatgataaaatatGGATATTTGATCGGTGTTATTCGCAAGGTGTACAAGATTTCTAACCGTATTGAAATATAGACCTTTAAAGAGAaaagtgattttatttttttttgtcgtTAAACTTATTTAAAAACTTCCCACTTGACAATACAGCTTAACTATAAATATcttcaatttcaaaaataatattttaataatcaatcatatttatattttcattaacggtttttctatggtgtgcccatgggcacacattaagcaccaaaatttatgaaattggatggtttctattggcttaccttctttaataatggtggaccccccctgcagttacaacaaccacaccaatcaaaaccctccaattttataaatgttagtgcttagcatctgcccatgagcacacactagacaaatgCTTTCATTAAAAGTACATATTATCAATTATTCGTATATTCATGAGTAATAAAAACTCAAGTCagtgtaatttttagtttaaaaattcTCAAAGTTTCATACCCAACCcaagttttttttatctaatttttgagACATACACACTCCGTCCCggtataaatatgatttttgatattttcatgtatgttaatatttttaaatttcgttTCTAATAAAAAGTATagaatttagattttttttgaaaaaattgtaaataataaCTTTACTCAAAAATACACGTAAAAAGGTAAATCTACATTTCTGGGACATATGAAAGGTATACGACGTGACCATTTAACATAATCAAGTTTATGGGGTGTTTGGATTGAAGAAGTCCTGactttttttaaggaaaagcCCACTTCAGGAGCCCGAAGCCTGTTTGGACAAAAAAGCCGAaacgctttttttttttattctgagGCCGGAAGTTAGAAGCTCTGTTTCCTTATTTCTTCTATGTGCTTCTCGCTTTTTTTAACTTCTCTCGTTAAAAACAAAACGTAACCCCTTTCCCAGCCTCACTCTGCATTTTGTTACCaagttttatttattatcaatgatttttctttttttaaaaacatcaagtttaatagttttgtatttcaattattttatgttagagtttaattattttgtatcaAGTTTTATTactcttaaatatatttaaattattttgtattttaatttgttaccgagttttatatattatcaatgtaaaaacttttaaaaaatattttataataccaAACATTGCATGaacttataattcaaaatatccaAACACTAcaaaaaacttataagttaaggtTACCAAACATTTTAACAACTTAAAAGTTTTACttctacttctcacttctactccaattcTTTAGTTTAACCAAGAAGTTACTTCTTTTAAACTtgtccaaacggcccctatggCCGGTTTGAGAACCtagatttcatttcaaattctgaatttgatcaTATAATCTATTTTGGAAtctggatttggatttcaattGAAGTCCGAACATTTAGATATTAGTAtaaatctgagaatttgaaatgacaattcaaatcatgtcatttgaaatccatcatttaAAATGGAATGAATGTTTCCAAAGGCCTCTTACACTTTTATTGTATTACACAACCAAGGTTTACTGATCTACCGGACAATGAAATATCATTGTCCAGGGTAATAATCTACAGTATAAAGAAATTTATGCATATAAATCAAGAATATGCATCTGTACCTATAGTATTAGCAACATGATCTCTTCATAACTTACTCCTAAATTCAAGCAGACGCGTGTACATGATCAGCCAACTCTTTCCCTTGAGTTTCAAATGGAAAAAGTACAACACTTAGTCCAGAAAGAACTATCATAGTTTCAAACACTACAACTGCAACCGTTTGGTTGCAGCCACCAGCTAGTCCAACAGCTACAAGAGGGCATACCATCCCACCAATTCTTCCAATGGCAGTCGTAATACCAACACCAGTCGATCTCACATTAGTTGGATACACCTACATTTCACATTATTAAAAGTTAATAAGACCATCCTACTTATTTTATTGAGAGACTTTGTATTTTCTTGGTGTAATGCTTTGAAAATATTAACTGAAtgtaatgaaaataataatataggCTACAAGAAAAACAATGATCAAAATACTATTGACTGGAACAAAAAGGGTGTAATGTTTAATTGACGATTCTAGGGTACTGTAGCAATTGGTTGTatcactgttttttttttttttgaaagtaattGTATCACTGTtatattaagattaattaaagaTTAAAGTGGATAAGGTCCTACACCTCGGCCAACATAACACTTGCCATACCATGTTTTATAACAACTTGCAATATCAAAATTCATATTATGTCTATTTAGCTAATCTCATGACATTTTTGTGTCCAATTCACATTTCAGCTGCTATATTCACATTATGTACTTACCCCGCccaaaaaatatagtgaatgaAATAAAGAACTGGACAAAAAAGTCCTCATTTAGTTGAAATAAAAGTAATGTGCACAAATGTCACAAGTGTGCACCCTAGTATTACGAGGGGTAGTTTCAACAGTGTAATATTGCAAGTTGTATGGTGGTCAAAGTGCAAGTAGACATAATGCACTTTACTCTTAAGATTACAATCTTTAGTTTCTttcctcaaaattttaaaatggtgGTATTGCAAATCAACAAGGACTTGCACCTAATAGGAAAAGACAGAATTACCTCAGGGGCATATATACACGCTACTATGAAGGTTGCTGAAATGAACATCCGAGCACCAAATAACAATAACGTGGTCAAAACTTCATTCTGACGAGTGACCAGTGGCAACAGCAGAATGAAACCTAAAATGAACATAATTAGCATCGAAAATTTGCGCCCCACTCTGTCCACGATAAATGCTGACAATACAAGCCCAGGAAGTTCTGAAAATACAGGTTAATTATGTCAGCTGGCATGTGTTGTGTAAGATAAATTGAAGAGAGCATATGTAAATTATTTGCAAGGAAAACAAAAGGCACTGAACATTAATACCAGCCAAACTCGTAACAAATACATCCAAGTAAAGGCTGGCATCCTTCGTGTTTTTTAAATTCAAAGAAGTTGTGCTACAATCACTTTTCCCACCACTCAGCTCAGAGGTCAGCAATATGATGCCATAGTATGAGAATGTATTTCCAAAGTATAATAACCACAGTAGAAGCGTTGTTCTGATCAACTTTGGTGAAAAAATTACAGCCACAGATGAGGTTCTTGATTCAGATGCTAGGGTCTTCCTTCTTGCCGAGAGCAAATATGCATCTTCAGATGAAGCAAACTCCTCATTCAGCTCACTAGTGCTATGAGAAACAAGCATGCCAGAAGGAAGTTCTTGTTGATTTAAATGAGCTCCTTTCTGAAGGATGTCGTATGCTTCAGTTGTTCTACTCTTCATACATAGGTACCTTGGAGATTCTGGTATAACACCATTGAAGATAAGCAGAACAAAAGATGGTAGAGAAGAAAGTACAAGGAGCCACCTCCAACCAAACCTTGGCAAGACAATCTGCAGCAACATATTAATGAAAACTCAATTTCCTATCGAAATTAAAACAAGAGGAAACTTAACTCAACCTCAGTTTAGTTGACTGTTTATCTTATATTCTATCAAAACATATAATAATCGGGACAAATCAGTATTGGGACACAAACTGTTTACATTAAACAGAGACAACATAATGCAAGCATGCAACTGCAGACTAGTGAATAACAATAACAGGTAGGTTCACGATCACTACAGGACAAACACATTCCTTATATTCCATTAGTACAAGATTTTATCAtcatcattttaaaaattatgcagATTTTAGTCTTTTAATCTAAAGGTAATGTATCAGCTAACTATATATTTGAACTCTCCCAATTTATACTGTTAGAAGAGTACAAAACAAACCCAGAGCCTTTAGATGGTTCAATATTTCATATAGAGATTACTCAGGCTTGTAGAACCCAGGCTTTTAGACAACAATCACTGACGACGTTGATGTTAAACAGTAAGTTTCAGTAAAAGATAACCCTAGCTTGTAAGCCTCTAGCTTTTAAACAACTAACATGAATGAGTATCATCGTGCATACCACAGGTCCAGGTCCACAGATTCCCATATTCCACACCAGTGAAGATATCTTCCAGCCAATTTCTCTCAGATCTCACTGGAATATCCAGGGAAGATGTCTATTTCCAAGTATTTACAGACCATTATTATACTGGGCATTGCAATGATTACTGGGTAGATTGTCTCTAATACCAGAGCCAAATCCTAGCACTCCCTCTTTCCTATGATATTTCACCCAATTTGACTTTGATAAATCAATTTGGCACTCATATTCAAATTCCGTAGTTGATTATATTTAAGCTGCTACACTTGCATATATTATCAACTATCCACAAAATACTACTAAGTTTTATTCGGATGATGTCAGATAATTGAATCAATCACAATAAGTTTGAGTGTTTTAGTTTGACCACATGTAAGAAAGGACTCAAAGAACTTCAGATCAGGACAAGTACATGGAATGGACATAACAATAGGCAGTGCGCTTTAATTAAGTCCCTTAAGCAAACGTTTTGGTTTTGGAGTGTTTTAAACATACCCATGCAAGTGCGGCTTCAAAAATTGTTCCAACAGTCCAGAAACTTGAGAAAATAATCATCCATCTCCCTCTTTTTGGAGTAGGAACAAACTCTAGAAACCATGATGTAAACACATGCCCACATCCAAGACCAATACCAACCAAAAAACGAAGCACCACCAAAGATATATAGTTTGGTGAGAAAGCACTTAATAACCCAGCTCCACCGGTTAATATAGCTGCACCAAGAAACCCCTTTCTGGAAGGGACAAAAATATTAGATGCGCATGTGCGGCAACCCCCAGACAACAAAACTTACACACCATAGGATCTGGAATGCATGAAGGGTGTTACTTATATAGCCATTACCTTTCTCCCTACCTGGAAAATTAAGCTCAAGGTATAAAAATGATACTTTATACAATAACTATAACTACAGATGCAGACTTATTCAACAAACGAAATGTCAGAAATGTTCAACAATTCATGTGTATCATCTCTTTCATAATCCAAAATCATCCCAGTTTATACACTTGTCACTCTCTGTGCAAAACAAAATCTACACACCATACGATCTGGAATGCATCAAAAGTGCTACTTATATAGCCATCACTTTCCTCCCTACCTGGGACACCAAGCTCCAGGTATAAAAACAAAACTGTAAGCAATTGAAATGTAACTACAAATGCAGGCTTATTATTCTAAGTACAAAATCATCAGAAAAGCGTGACAAATGCATGTTATACCATTTCTCTCATAATCAAAAATGCACCCCCAGTGTAATACATTTTCCGCTCTTTGTGCAAATTGGAATTCCTCAAAGATAACAACAATGTGAAGCACAATTcgaacaaaaagaaaagaagaggagAAAATCATGCAACCAAAAGTATTTTACACAGAGATGAGAAACAGAAAATTCTTAAATTTAGATTACTAAAAGAAACATGTCTTACTTCCTTCCATACATATCTGATACCAAACCCCATGAGTATGCACCAACCAGCATGCCAGCGAAAACCACTGTTGATATCAAGCTCTCTTCGCTAGATGACAACCCCCACTCAACCTGAACTTCTCTCCCTATGAAAGAGAGAATCATCATTTCCATTGCTTCTGCAACCCAACCAAGGCCAGCATAAGCAAGCACCAAACCCTGGAAGTTCCCAAACCCAATTGCAGATAATGCTTCATCCAGTGAGTACACATTATGGCTCTGATCTTCCATCTAACTAATCATACAAAGAGAAGATTTCGGAAATCACAACCAACCCGCAACatacacatttcacaaacattGTTTCTTAACAGAAAAAGCAGAAGGCATATGAATTAAGGGTAAACCAGTAAAGCTATCTGAATTTACCActaatatagtaatattatGTAACCGCCAATACGAAACAAGTAACATTTGAGAATTTTCTATGGAGAAGCACATCTCAAATTGATATGCCTTTTAAGAgactttttgttttattaataatcaccCTTGACTAATAAATTACACTTGAGAACAAATTCTTCCAACTGCAAAGTTCTTACTTACAGTCCATGAAGACTGAAGCACATATCCTAATTAATGGCAAGTCCCCTCATCTTTGAAGAGAAAGTTTAGGTTTTTGTTTGAGTTTAGCGAAGTCATCCTAGTAAGATATTTGAGTAAAAAGTTTAACTATGCAGTTTGCTCTATTGAGGAGTCTTAACAACATTGACTCTCCATTGATGAACTGCAGAGCTCTCTTATTGTTCATGAGCAGAACTTTCAACATCGTACAGGAGAAGAACACTCACTCAAGTTAGGACGGGGTCGAAGTGCTTACAGAGAAAGGGGAAGAGGTAAAGCTCGCTAATTAACTTGGACACTTTCAATATGAGTGTCCAGGTTGGGACAAGGAAGCTAACTATGCTGAATTCGAAGAAGAGGCAGTGTAGTAAATCTCATATGTGGAAATGAATAATGCTCGCAGGGTAGATGTCTGGTGCCTAGATTCTGGATATAGCAACCACATGTGTGGTGATAAGAATTTGTTTTTCGATCTAAACGATGATATCAGGCATAATGTGAAACTCGAAAATAAGATATGTATGGTTGTGTTACACATGTTGTTCCTGAAGCATACTTTGCGCCAGAATTAAAAACAATCTTCTAAGTATTGGTCAACTACAAGAATGAGGATTGGCAATTGTTCTTCAACATGGAAGGCTTAAAGTTTATCATCCTGAGAAAGGGCATATAATACAGACTAAAATGACAACAGATCAGATGTGTATGTTGTGTTCAACACCATTTCAAAAGCCACGTTGCTTATAAACCATTACACAAAATTTGGCACACTCATGGTCACAATGAACATCTAAGTTACAAAAGATTAGGGCTACTTCAGTTCAAGAATATGGTACAGGGGATACCTCagtttaagaattcgtcaacaGTATGTACTCACTGCATAGTTGGGAAGCAACACCAAGATCCAATACCAGAGAAAGCAATTGGAGGGCCACGGAGAAGCTCCAACTTACTCATGCAGATCTTCATGGACCAATATCTACCATCTCCAACAGCAAAAAGAGGTACTAATATATGCTTCATTGATTATTTTTACTAGAAATGGATGGAGTTattttttggaagaaaaatCTGAGGCATTGATCATGTTTAAACATTTTAAGATTTCTGTTAAGAAAGAAGTGAGAGAACCTAAAAAATGTTTAGAAACAGATCGAGGGTAGAAAATTAACATCAATAATGGCAAGTGCCCTCATCTTTGAAGAGAAAGTTTAGGTTTTTGTTTGAGTTTAGAGAAGTCATCCTAGTCAGATATTTGAGTAAAAAGTTTAACTATGCAGTTTGCTCTATTGAGGAGTCTTAACAACATTGACTCTCCATTGATGAACTGCAGAGCTATCTTATTGTTCATGGGCAGAAGTTTCAACATCATACAGGAGAAGAACACGCACTCAAATTAGGACGGTGTCGAAGTGCTTACAGAGATAGGGGAAGAGGTAAAGCTCGCCAGTTCTACAACAAAGAAGCCATGGAGTGCCAAGTGTCACAAACTTGGGCACTTTCAATATGAGTGTTCAGGTTGGGACAAGGAAGCTAACATGCTGAATAGAAGAAGAGGCAGTGTTGTAAATCTCATATGTGGAAATGAATAATGCTCGCAGGGTAGATGTCTGGTACCTAGATTCTGGATATAGCAACCACATGTGTGTGTGGTGATAAGAATTTGTTTTTCGATCCAAACGATGATATCAGGCATGATGTGAAACTCAGAAATAAGATATTTATGGTTGTGTTAGGAAAAGGCAGCATCAAGCTGACACTAAGTGGTATTACACATGTTGTTCGTGAAGTATACTTTGCGTCAGAATTAGAAACAATCTTCTTAGTATTGGTCAACTAAAAGAATGAGGATTGGCAATTGTTATTCAACATGGAAGGGTTAAAGTTTATCATCCTGAGAAAGGGCATATAATACAGACTAAAATGACAACAAATCAGATGTTTATGTTGTGTTCAACACCACTTCAAAAGCCACGTTGCTTATAAACCATTACACATGATTTGGCACACTCATGGTCACAATGGACATCTAAGTTACAAAAGATTAGGGCTACTTCAGTTCAAGAATATGGTACAGGGGATACCTCAGTTTAAGACGTCAACAGTATGTAATCACTGCATAGTTGGGAAGCAACTCCAAGATCAAATCCCAAAGAAAAGCAATTGGAGGGCCACAGAGAAGCTCCAACTTACTCATGCAGATCTTGGTGGACCAATTTCTACCATCTCCAACAGCATAAAGAGGTACTAATATATGCTTCATTGATGATTTTAACTAGAAAAGGATGGAGTTattttttggaagaaaaaatcTGAGGTATTGATCATGTTTAAACATTTTAAGATTTCTGTTAAGAAAGAAGTGAGAAAAcctaaaaaatgtttaaaaacaGATCGAGGTAGAAAATTAACATCAATTGAGTAAACTGGACAACATTGGCTGTAAGAAATCAAACACGAGAGGAAGCTTGGAGCGGAGATAAAGCTTCAGTTGGGCATTTTGAGTTTAGAGTTTGTGTGGCACATGTGCATATCCCAAATGTAAAAAGAACAAAGTTAGATGATCAAATTGTGTGTTGCATGGCCGAAGCAAGCACATGGATGTAGTTGCATCCGTGCAAGCCAGCTACAGTCTGTGCATTTAAAAGGTCTGGAATTGAGTTTAGGTTTCTGCTTGAGTTTTAGAAAAGTCCTTCCTAGTCAGTTTGAACAATTCCTCCAATTTAGGAACGTCTTTCATCGTTAATTAggctatatatatatgccaagcTTATTTAGTAGAAGCTATTTCCCAGAATCACTTCTGTTAATACCTGTCTTCACTATTATCTACCAAGCCATGAAAACGCAGATGGAAAACATACCTTTACAATTCAATTGATTATAatgattaagattaattaagattAATTTGCGGCATGACCACATATTAAAATAAGGACCACCAACATACAAATTCATCCACACGATCCATCAAATATCATTGCCAACGTTGTttgattaaaattcaaaattttcattagaaaattaattaatacataGACCGAAATGGGAGACGATAAAAATTAGAAGCAGAAAAGAAACCATAAATCGAGGCAGGCATGGGTAGATAGATACACAGAGACATACATACGTACCAGGATGTCGGGGTCAACAACGTTAAAACAGTGTCTTAATGTTGGTGTTCCGATAAATCCTCCACCTCCTTCTAATCGTCCTCGTCAAACGGATGTCAAAGTCGAGGCTTTTTCGCGGCTGTGGCCTCCTATTTCACCGCTAGCGAATATGATTGCAGTTTGGTAGAGCACCGATACCATACGTTAGCTACTCTCCCATCTCAAATTTTTGGCATGTGCGGGCGATTCCTTAAATATACTACCCGGAGAcaccttttttgtttttttcttttataattttatgaaatcttCCAAACTTTCTTTTTCATGCCCgtcttatattataaaactagttgagaagccgcgcggcggcctataaaaattatattaatgatttaatattaatatttgtggaataaaataattttatggctatctataaaaagtatattaatgttttaaagttaatatttgcaggataaaataaatttatattataaaaatcttgatttaataccaatactaatatataaaattgcaaaattggattataattcatggtgaaaaatgaaaataaatttatacacataattaacaatttaaagcctgatgaattttaattttatttgttttttttttgaaaagtaatcatgttcttacattgtcaccttcctccaatttttttggattgattgtgcacaaaaacatctaacttaaatataactaccctcttaaaagttgcttaaaCAGATAAAACTGATaatcatgaataatattttcatgtatacaaagtgaataatataaaaattaacaacaacaaacatgtccgatgaacaaaacaaatattataaaagaataaccgacaaacatacatcactaataattaatttattgacatcaaccatcaatatcatgtcaagactatatatttttttcccgtgtttggatttgtcgactccaatgtAACGGTttataactacatttgcttgcaacaacctttactgtataaacagccttcacttatcgttgcagacgAACGACACCTCCaaattagaaatcgagcaagagaaagatatttctaatttttgatatttttcatccaagaatttcagaaaaatagaacggagcgatgtgagaggcaccACCTACAAGCCCCTCgtttctcctttaaaaatcgagtagtaagagaactatcag of Daucus carota subsp. sativus chromosome 3, DH1 v3.0, whole genome shotgun sequence contains these proteins:
- the LOC108215366 gene encoding organic cation/carnitine transporter 7 → MEDQSHNVYSLDEALSAIGFGNFQGLVLAYAGLGWVAEAMEMMILSFIGREVQVEWGLSSSEESLISTVVFAGMLVGAYSWGLVSDMYGRKKGFLGAAILTGGAGLLSAFSPNYISLVVLRFLVGIGLGCGHVFTSWFLEFVPTPKRGRWMIIFSSFWTVGTIFEAALAWIVLPRFGWRWLLVLSSLPSFVLLIFNGVIPESPRYLCMKSRTTEAYDILQKGAHLNQQELPSGMLVSHSTSELNEEFASSEDAYLLSARRKTLASESRTSSVAVIFSPKLIRTTLLLWLLYFGNTFSYYGIILLTSELSGGKSDCSTTSLNLKNTKDASLYLDVFVTSLAELPGLVLSAFIVDRVGRKFSMLIMFILGFILLLPLVTRQNEVLTTLLLFGARMFISATFIVACIYAPEVYPTNVRSTGVGITTAIGRIGGMVCPLVAVGLAGGCNQTVAVVVFETMIVLSGLSVVLFPFETQGKELADHVHASA